GCCGGGTTCCAGGGGGTTCCCGTTCCCCGGACGCAAAGAAACGGCCCCATGAACGCATCGTCGATCGGCCCTTGAAGTCCCGCATGCTTGCGCGTTCGAAGATTTAACTGAATGGCGCGTGACTGCTCATAATCGAGCACGATCCAGTTCGCTCCCTCGCGCCGGTAATAGGTGTGCGGCAAGAGGTTCCCCCCGGCTTCCGAAAGGGGCAACGTCACCCCGTCGATCCGGGCCTGCGCCGCCACCTGACGCTCGACCGCCAGCACTGCCACGTTTTCGGTCGTGATCTCCACCACGTCGCGGTTGTCCGGATCAACCTCCGCATCCACCGTGGCCGGCTGGTAATGCTCCAGCAACTCCTCCACCTGAATCCACGCCGCCCGGTTGTACCGGGTCGTGTACGTCACGAACCGCACCCGAGACGCATCGTAATTCACCCCCCGCCTCGCATGCTCATCGAGAAACGCGTCGATCACCTCCTTGCTTGCCGGATCGACCCGATGCCCCATCCCTGCGCCGACCACCCGGAGAAAATTCAGCCCCTCGGCCCGCGTTTCCAACCCTTCCGTCGTGGTCGTGAAACCCAGTTCGTTCAGCGCCTGCACAATGTTTTCCGATGCCTGCAACTGCGGGTCCTCCTCTCCCCCGTAGCCGACCATCGGCACGTTGAACGCATTCAGCGCGTAATCGACCGCATCATAAATGTGCAAGCCCTTGCGCTGATACTTCGGCAGGTCCGTTTGCCTGGCATAGTTGATCGTCTCGCTAAACCCGGCCCCGGCCTCGACGGCGGCCCAGGTGCTCGGGTGGTGCAGGCCCAGATGCCAGGCACCGGCCCCTCCCATCGAGAACCCTCGCAAGACGATCCGCTCCGGGTCAATCCGCTCCGTCCGTCGCACGGCGTCAATCGCCTCGAACACGTCCGACTCGCCCGCCCATCGATACGCGTTGTTCCCCCGGCCATATACGTGCAGCACAATCCGATCGCTCAATCCTTCCGGAGCGTCCTTCCCGTCGTGATCCCGGATGAACCTCACCTCATTCAAGCGCGCGTTCCTCCCGTGCAGGACCACATCAAGCCGCACCCGTTGCGACCGATCCAACCCTTCCGGCCGATACACCGCATACGGCTGCACCGATCCATCGACGATCGACCGATACCCCCTGACCACTCCCCCCGCCGCTGATTCCCAGGGTCGATCCCCCGCGATCGCCTGCTCGACCCGTTGGAGCCCCCGATCCAGGGCGTCGATCGTCCACTGCGCCGAATCCTTCTCGAAATACTCCTCGTGCCGGACGATCCACTCCGCCGCCTTGTGAAAAACCGCCACATCCGCCAGCGCGTCGCCCAGCTCCTTCTGTTCGGGAGTCAACGCGTCTGCCAGCCGATCAAGCTGTTTGGCCAGCGCGGCGGTCTTCTCCTCGATTTCGGCAAGTTGTTCGGCGCTCGGCGGATGCCGATTGTCCTGTCCGTCCGATCGGAACGGCATTAACACCCACACCAGGGCAAGACCAATCGTCCGGCCAATTCCGGATCGAAGAGACGGCAAGATCATGATCGCGGCTCCGGGCCAGCGGGCAACACTTCGACGGCTCCTGCGCCGCCGATTCCAGGCGAGACCGCGATTCTATCACGCGATCCGCCCTCACCCCACCAACCACTCACCGGACCGATGGTTCAGACCAGGAGATCCACCACTCCGACCGCCAGCAATCCCAGGCTAATCCCGATATTCACCTGAAAAAACGCCACATTCACCCGGCCCAGATCATCCGGACGCACGATCGAATGCTCATACACCAGTAACACTGCCACCACCGCCACGCCCGCCCAGTAAATCCCCCCGAACGCCGGCACACTCAAACCCAGCCCCACCAGGGCCGCCACCATCGCCGCATGACTCGCCGCGGCCAGCCGCAAGGCCCCCGCAATCCCTAGCCGCGACGGAATGCTCCTCAACCCGCTCGACCGATCAAAACTCGCGTCCTGACACGCATAAATGATGTCGAACCCACCCACCCAACACAGCACCACGATCCCCAGCAACACCGGCGGCCAGGCCAGGTCCCCCCGAAGCGCGATCCACGCCGCGATCGGCGCCATCGCCAGCGCCGCCCCGAGCCAGTAGTGCGCCAGGCTCGTAAACCGCTTCGCATACGAGTACCCGAACAACCACACCAGCACCGGCACCGACAGCAGAATTGGCCACGGATTCTCCGGCAGGAACAACCCCGTCGCCCCGATGAACAACGCCGCATTCACCACCGTGAACACTGCGACCGATCGCACCGAGAGCCTGCCGCTTGGCAGGTGCCGCGTCGCCGTCCTCGGGTTTTTCGCGTCAATCTGCCGATCAACCAGCCGATTGAACGCCATCGCCGCCGACCGTGCCGTCACCATGCACAAAAGAATGCCGATCCATTCCTTCGCCCCCGCGTTCGCCCTTCCTGAGGGCTCCAACGCCGCCATCGCCGCTCCCAGCAGGGCAAACGGCAGCGCAAACAGCGTATGGCTGAACCGAATCATCCCCAGAATGTCGCCCAGCTTTCCCAGAAAGCCGGTCGGTCGAGCATCGGTGGTCATGAGTCTTCTGGTCCGATCAGCCTTCACGTTCCGTCGACGGTTTGCCGTATCCCCAGCGCCGGATCAGGTCGTTCCCCACGCCGAGCTGATCGCAAATCCGCCCCACCACGAAGTTCACCAGATCATCGAGCGAGTTCGGTTGATGATACCACCCCGGCATCGCCGGCAAGACCACCCCGCCCGCCCGCGTCACCGCGGTCATGTTTTCCAGGTGGATCAGGTTCAAGGGGGTCTCCCTCGGCACCAGGATCAACTTCCGACGCTCCTTCAAGTGAACATCCGCCGCCCTTGTGATCAGGTTTGTCGTCACCCCATGCGCAATCGACGCCAGCGTACTCATGCTGCAAGGGCAAACCACCATTCCCCCCGTCGGAAACGATCCGCTCGCAATCCCCGCCGTGAAGTCCGCATGATGATGATACACCACCCGCCCCGGCCCGAGATCGCCGAACACCCCCGCATCAAACCGCGACACCGACTGACCCGGCGCAATCCCTGTTTCCTCCCTCATCACATGCGCGCCGCTCGAACTGATCGTTAGATGGACCGTCCGACCCGACCCGCACAGCACCTGCAGCAACCTCACCGCATACGGCGCCCCGCTCGCCCCGGTGATCGCCAGCACAATCGGCAGTGCCTCGTCCGACCGGCTCACGACCCCGCTCCCGTCGATGCCGGCTTTGTCCCGACGTACAGCGTGGCGATCCCGAACGTCAACGGATGCTGCACCGTCTCGGTCAATCCCCTCGACGCCATCAAATCCAACATCTCCTGCCCGTCGGGGAACTGCATCACCGTCTCGGGCAGATATTTGTACGCGTTGTACTGATTCGGCGCGATCGTCTGCCCCACCTTCGGCAGAATATGCTTGAAGAAGGTCAGATACGCCCTCCCCAGCACCGGCCCCCTCGGCCTCGAAAACTCCAGGATCGCCACCTTCCCCCCCGGCCTGGCGACCCGGATCATCTCATCCAGCCCCTTCGCCGTGTCGCTGACGTTCCTCAGGCCAAACGCCACCGTCACCACGCCGAACCCATTGCTCGGAAACGGCAACCGCTGGGTGTCCCCCTCGATCAAGGTCACCCGCTCCTCGGCCCCCCGCTTCTTCGCCTTCACGTTGCCGATCAGCAGCATTTCCCGGCAAAAATCCGACCCCACGACCGGCGTCTTCCCCCCCGCCGCCCTGTCATACGCCAGCGCTAGGTCCGCCGTCCCCGTGCAACAATCGAGCACCGGCACCCCCGGTTCCGGCGGCACCGTCTTAACGGTGAACCGCCTCCAGAGCGTGTCGATATTCAGGCTCAGCAGGTGATTCAACAGGTCGTACTTTCCCGCGATCGACGCGAACATCGAGCGCACCCGATGCCCCGATTTGTCAATCTCCGGGGCAGACACCGCGTCTTCCGAGTCGGTCTGAGTGGCCACGTCGTTTCTGTCCGTCAACAGTCGTTGGATCGGGGCGGAACCTGGAACAGTCATTCACCACCGGATGATATAGACGATCGGCCCTTTTTGTCCACGATCACCATCTGGCCCCCGCGCTCCGTTCGCCCTTTAAATTGACAGAGGCCGTTCTCGGTCCTATCCGTTGCTGATGAGGATGGGTCAGAATCGATCACCTTCCAGGAAGCACTGCTCGAATTCCTCACCGGGAAACCTCGCATGCGAAACCGCCGCCGTCGGAACCCTCTCTCACTGCTTCCCAGACCATCCTGCGAGCCCCTCGAGGCCCGAACCCTGCTCAGCACCGTCCCCGCCCTTTTCCACCGCTTCGGGACCGTTGAGGCTCCCCAACAGCGAGCCTCGGTTCCCTTACCCCTGACCGCCGATCGGGTCGATCCCGGCCCTTCCGATCGGATCGTCTACCAGATCGAGGTCCGACCGCTCGACGACAGCCCCTTCATGCCTGGACAGGTCCAGATTCGCCGGGGCTCCGGCCCTGCGGTCGTGCCCCACCAGATCCGATCCGGCGAGACCATCACCGCCTTCGTCCCCCTCCGCCCCGGAGACTTCTCCCTCACCGTCTCCGGCCAGGGCGAATCAACCGGCGCGTTCGTGGTCTCCGTCGGACTCGCCGGCGACGTTTCCGGCGATTTCGACGTCGATCCGGAGGATTTCCTCCAGGCCGCCAGCGCCTTCCGATCTCGACCCATCCCCGGCACGGCCCAGGCCACCTCCGCCGCCAGTCGCGCTCAGCTCCTGCGAACGGGCCTGATGGCCTGGCGCAATCAGGGGGCCGAGGCGACCCCCTTCGTCACCTTCCGCTTCGAGAATCTCACCGCTCCCGGCCGCGATCCCCACGGCACACCCGCCTACACCAACGCGTCGATCCACGTCGCCATCACCGCGAAGGATGCCTCCGGAACGTTTGTCCGGGTCGATTCAAACGGTTCCACCACCGCGATGGCGCTCAGCGACAACACC
The window above is part of the Tautonia marina genome. Proteins encoded here:
- a CDS encoding prolyl oligopeptidase family serine peptidase → MILPSLRSGIGRTIGLALVWVLMPFRSDGQDNRHPPSAEQLAEIEEKTAALAKQLDRLADALTPEQKELGDALADVAVFHKAAEWIVRHEEYFEKDSAQWTIDALDRGLQRVEQAIAGDRPWESAAGGVVRGYRSIVDGSVQPYAVYRPEGLDRSQRVRLDVVLHGRNARLNEVRFIRDHDGKDAPEGLSDRIVLHVYGRGNNAYRWAGESDVFEAIDAVRRTERIDPERIVLRGFSMGGAGAWHLGLHHPSTWAAVEAGAGFSETINYARQTDLPKYQRKGLHIYDAVDYALNAFNVPMVGYGGEEDPQLQASENIVQALNELGFTTTTEGLETRAEGLNFLRVVGAGMGHRVDPASKEVIDAFLDEHARRGVNYDASRVRFVTYTTRYNRAAWIQVEELLEHYQPATVDAEVDPDNRDVVEITTENVAVLAVERQVAAQARIDGVTLPLSEAGGNLLPHTYYRREGANWIVLDYEQSRAIQLNLRTRKHAGLQGPIDDAFMGPFLCVRGTGTPWNPAVHAWAEARLERFAAEWNQWMRGELPIKDDTDVTAEDFKKFHLILFGDPGSNRLMEQLLPQLPVSWTRERVGFADANPAADHAPALIVPNPVSLTRYVVVNSGHTFGADAFRGTNALLFPRLGDYAVIRIAEDGEDEVVSSGFFDEAWKVKAE
- a CDS encoding UbiA-like polyprenyltransferase — its product is MTTDARPTGFLGKLGDILGMIRFSHTLFALPFALLGAAMAALEPSGRANAGAKEWIGILLCMVTARSAAMAFNRLVDRQIDAKNPRTATRHLPSGRLSVRSVAVFTVVNAALFIGATGLFLPENPWPILLSVPVLVWLFGYSYAKRFTSLAHYWLGAALAMAPIAAWIALRGDLAWPPVLLGIVVLCWVGGFDIIYACQDASFDRSSGLRSIPSRLGIAGALRLAAASHAAMVAALVGLGLSVPAFGGIYWAGVAVVAVLLVYEHSIVRPDDLGRVNVAFFQVNIGISLGLLAVGVVDLLV
- a CDS encoding UbiX family flavin prenyltransferase translates to MSRSDEALPIVLAITGASGAPYAVRLLQVLCGSGRTVHLTISSSGAHVMREETGIAPGQSVSRFDAGVFGDLGPGRVVYHHHADFTAGIASGSFPTGGMVVCPCSMSTLASIAHGVTTNLITRAADVHLKERRKLILVPRETPLNLIHLENMTAVTRAGGVVLPAMPGWYHQPNSLDDLVNFVVGRICDQLGVGNDLIRRWGYGKPSTEREG
- the ubiE gene encoding bifunctional demethylmenaquinone methyltransferase/2-methoxy-6-polyprenyl-1,4-benzoquinol methylase UbiE, with translation MATQTDSEDAVSAPEIDKSGHRVRSMFASIAGKYDLLNHLLSLNIDTLWRRFTVKTVPPEPGVPVLDCCTGTADLALAYDRAAGGKTPVVGSDFCREMLLIGNVKAKKRGAEERVTLIEGDTQRLPFPSNGFGVVTVAFGLRNVSDTAKGLDEMIRVARPGGKVAILEFSRPRGPVLGRAYLTFFKHILPKVGQTIAPNQYNAYKYLPETVMQFPDGQEMLDLMASRGLTETVQHPLTFGIATLYVGTKPASTGAGS